ATGCGGTCGGCGATCTGGTCGTTGGACAGGCCATGCGCGACCAGGGCTACGGCCTCGCGTTCGCGGTTGGTCAGTTCTTTCAGCTCCGTGCCGGTGCCGGTGTTGAGCGTTTGGGTGACGTACCGGTTGATCAGCCGGCGGGTGATCGACGGTGCGAGCAGGGCGTCGCCGCGCGCGGCGACGCGGACGGAGTGGAGGAAGTCTTCCGGCTGGATGTCTTTGACGAGGAATCCGGCCGCGCCGGCGCGCAGCGCGTGGAACACGTATTCGTCCAAGCCGTAGTTGGTCAGGATGACGACGTGCACCCCGGCCAGGGTTGGGTCCGCGGCGATGCGCCGGGTCGCCTCGATGCCGTCGATGACCGGCATCTGAATGTCGATGAGCGCGATGTCGGGCAGGTGTTCCCTGGCCAGCGCCAGGCCCTCGCTTCCGTTGGCGGCCTCGGCCACGACCTCGATGTCGTCCTCGATGTCGAGGAGCGCGCGGAATCCGCTGCGAATGAGCGGCTGGTCGTCGACCAGCAGGACACGGATCATGACGTTCGGTCCACGGGTAGTTCGGCTTGTACAGAGAAGCCGCCCTCACTGCGCGGTGCCGCCCGCAGGCGGCCGCCGAGGGCGGTGACTCGTTCGCGCATCCCGAGCAGCCCGACGCCCGCCACTGGGGCGGTGTCCTGGGTGGCCTTGCCGTCGTCGTCGACCCGTATGACCAGGGCGTCGGGACGGTAGTGGATCCGGACCGACGCCGTAGCGGCGGTGGCGTGTCGGCCGATGTTGGTCAGCGACTCCTGAACGATTCGGTAGATGGTCCGGTCTACCGCGGCGGGCACGTCCTGGCATTGTCCTTCGATCGTCAGCGTCGCGTCCAGACCGGTTATCCGGGCCCGTTCCACCAGGTCCGGGACGTGGGCGAGCCCTTGCGGCGGGGTGCTGCCGTCGTCGCGCAGCGCCTCCAGGGTCGCGCGCAGTTCCCGGGCCGCCTCGCGACCGGCCTCCCGGATCGCCAGCAGGGCCTCCGGCGCCTCTTCGCCCCGCTTGCGGGCCACGTGGACGGCAGCCTCGGACTGCACCTTGATGACCGAGATCTGGTGGGTGAGCGAATCGTGCAGCTCCCGCGCGATGTGCAGCCGCTCTTCGTCGGCGCGGCGCCGCGCGGTCTCCTCCCGGGTGCGCTCGGCCTCGTCCGCTCGCCGCTCGGCCTGCCGCAGTGCTTCCCCCGCCGCACCGGCCGCGATCAACCAGGCCAGCTCGAGGGCGCTTCGGGCCTGCGCGAACGCCTCGCCCGTGTCGTGCAGGGAGGCCAAGGCCGCGACCGGGAGGGCGGCCAACATGGTCACCGACGCCGTCACCGTGATCACGCGGTGTCCCGCCCGCACGGCGGCGTACACCGCGAACAGGAACGCGACGGCAGGCACGTCGAAACCGACGGCTTGGTAACCCAGCGCGCACAATCCGGTCACGGCCAGCGTGGTGACCGGAGCCCAGCGGCGCGCGGCCAGCGCCAGACCGCTGGTTATCGACAACGCGTAGCCCAGCGGGGCGAGATTCGTGGGGGAGTATTGCTTGGACAGTCCGGTGACCAGCAGAATCACCGCCACGCCGACGGCGATGGCCCAGTCTCCGATCCGCCCCCTGGTCATGCCTGCATCTCGCTGATGCTCGGTTCCGGCATGCGCTCGGTCATGCCTGAACCCTAGCCGGATTTTCGCGCGAACAACTCCTGCGCACGGATGATCAGCCGCCTACCGCACACGCGGTACCTTCGCGATTCCGACGGTATCTGCGGTAGTTGGCTACAGCATCGGCGGCAGCGCGAATTGTCTACGCCCGCAGGATGATCGGTGGCGGATCCAGCGGAGATGATGAAGCGACGTCCAGTCGTTCGACGAAGGAGCACCCCATGTCCATCCGTCATCTGCCTGCCGCTGTAGCAGCCGCCATGCTCGCAGGTTTCGCACTTGCCGCACCGGCAGTCGCGCAGGTCTCGGTCCAGCCCGCCGCCGCTGTCACCGGCATGACCTCCGGGCGAATCGGGCCCTCCCTGACCGCGCTGGTGGCGCTGGCCGGCGTGGTCATCGGCAGGCTGGCGCTGGCCCGCTCCACCGGTCGTATCGGCACCGGCAACAGGGGAAGAATGGCCATTGTGGCCATGGTGTCGGGGCTGATCGGCGTGGTCGTAGGGGGGGTCTTAGCGGCCACCGCCGACGGTGGTCCCGGCACCGGCAACGGGATAGTCGCGTCCTGGGCGGCCATGGTGTTGGGGCTGATCGGCATGGTTCTCGGCGGACTGGCTCTGGCCCGCTCCCGCCGCACTCAGCCGACCGGCTGACCGCAGCCACGTCGCGCGAGCCCATGCTCGACGAAGTGCAGGGTCCCTCCGTGAACGAGCACCAGGCGCACCTCGGCCAAAGCCGTCGCGATATCGGCGTGCATGGGATGCTGGCGCGGTGACTGTGTTCGAGGTGTGGGCGCCAGGGCCGGAGCTGGTGCGGTTGGACCTGGACGGAGTCGTCCACTCGATGACGCGGTCGCCGGACGGGTGGTGGCGCGCCGACCTACCCGCCGCGGCCGGAGCCCGGTACGGGTTTCTGCTCGATGACGATCCCACCGTGCTACCCGATCCGCGCTCGCCGCGCCAGCCCGACGGGGTGCATGCCCGTTCGGCGCTGCACGCCCTCGACCCGGCCGGATGGACCGACGCGGAGTGGACCGGGCGGCCACTGGCCGGTGCGATCTACTACGAGCTGCACATCGGTGCGTTCACGGCGGAAGGCACGTTCGACGCCGCGATCGAGCGGCTCGACCATCTGGTCCGGCTCGGCGTCACGGTGGTCGAGGTGATGCCGGTGAACGCCTTCGACGGCACACACAACTGGGGTTACGACGGCGTGCTCTGGTACGCGGTGCAGGAAAGCTACGGCGGGCCCGACGGGCTGCAGCGGTTCGTGAACGCCTGCCATGCCCGCGGACTGGCTGTCTGCCTCGACGTCGTCTACAACCATCTCGGTCCGTCGGGCAACTACCTGCTGCGTTTCGCGCCCTACCTCACAGACGGTCGCAACACCTGGGGCCAGAGCGTCAACCTGGACGGACCCCAGTCCGACGAAGTGCGCAGGCACATCATCGACAACGCGCTGCGCTGGCTGCGCGAGTTCCATATCGACGCGCTGCGTCTGGACGCCGTGCACGCCCTGGTCGACCACACCGCCACCCACCTGCTCGCCGAGCTCGCCGTCGAAACCGAACGTCTCGCCGCCCACGTGCGCAGGCCGCTGACGCTGATCGCGGAGAGCGACCTCAACGATCCGAAACTGATCACCCCGCGGGCCGCGGGCGGCTTCGGGCTGACCGGGCAGTGGAACGACGACCTGCACCACGCCGTGCACACCGTTGTCTCCGGCGAACGCCAGGGCTACTACGCCGATTTCGGCTCGCTGCGCTGTCTGGCCCAGACGCTCACTCACGGCTTCTTCCATGCCGGAACATTTTCCAGCTTCCGCGGGCGCACACACGGCCGTCCGGTCGACCAACGCCTGATCCCGGGCAGCGCGTTGCTGGCCTACACCTGCGACCACGACCAAATCGGCAACCGCGCGATCGGCGACCGGCCGAGCACCTACCTGACCGAGGGCCAGCTCGCGATCAAGGCCGCGCTGGTGCTGTGCGCGCCATTCACGCCGATGCTGTTCATGGGGGAGGAGTGGGGCGCACACACACCGTTCCTGTTCTTCACCTCGCACACCGATCCGGTGGTCGCCGCGGCCACCGCCACCGGGCGCAAAGAGGAGTTCGCCGCACACGGCTGGGACACCGACGAGGTCCCCGACCCCCAGGACCCGCGGACTTTCCTGCGCTCCAAGCTGGACTGGGACGAGCCCGACGAACCTCGTCACGCGCGGTTACTGTCCTGCTACCGCGCATTGCTGACGCTGCGCCGGGAGCGGGCGGAGTTGAGCGACCCGTGGCTGACGCACATCTCGGTCGACTACGACGAGGCGGCGCGCTGGATCGTCGTGCACCGCGGCACTCTGGCCCTGCTGTGCAACCTCGCCGAGGACCACATCGCCGTGCCCATCGCGGGCATACCGGTGCTGTCCTGGGAGCCTCCGACGGTAGGTCCTTCCACGACAACCGTTCCCGGCCACTCGTTCGCACTGTTGGAGACGGCGCTGCCCGGGTCGCGGTGAGCTCGGTGGAAGGCGAAGATGCGGCGTGGTTTCGGCGCCCGTCCGAGAACGCGCCCGCAGCTGTCCGAGACAGAATTATTGCCGTGTGTAATGCACGCCATTACCGTGGATAGATGAGCAACGAGGCTTCCGGGGACCTGGCGGTTCTGCCCCCGGGGATGGGTGGCAGCGCGGCCGCCGAATTCGCACCATTTGTTCGAGCTTTCGCGCGGGCATTCGGTAACCGCAAGGGGGCGGGCGCTGCCGTCGCGGTGCACCTGCAAGGGGAGCCGCTGGTGGACATCTGGATCGGCTCCCGGGGCGACGCCCCGTGGACCGAGGACACCGGCACGATCATCTTCTCCGCCACCAAGGGCATCTCCGCCACGGTCATACACCGCCTCGCCGATCGCGGGCTGCTCGACTACTCGGCCCCGGTCGCCGAGTACTGGCCGGAGTTCGGCGCCAACGGCAAGGACGCGATCACCGTCCGCCAGCTGATGACGCACCGGGCGGGACTGTCCGCGCTGGCCCCGATCGCGACCTGCCTGGCCGACGTGCTCGACCACCAGCTCATGGAGGAGCGACTGGCCGCCGCGAAACCCGACCGCCTGCTCGGTGTTCCCGCCTACCACGCGCTCACCTTCGGCTGGCTGATGGCCGGGCTGGCCCGCGCGATCACCGGAATGAGCATGGCGGACCTGTTCCGCACCGAGGTCGCCGAGCCGCTCGGTATCGATGGCATTCATCTCGGCAGGCCACCGGCGGACGCGTCGATCAGCTACGCGCCGCTGGCGGGCTCTCAGCTGAGCATGCTCGGAAAGCCGCTCGGCGCAGCGGTTCTGGGTCGCAGTCATCGGATCCCGGGTGCGCTGGGGGCCGCGACCCGCTGTCTGTTCCTGCCCGGTCTGGAAGCCATTCTGGAGGGCACAGATCCGCCGATTCTGCACACCGAACTCGGCGCGGGCAACGGCGTGTGCACCGCGCCCGCGCTGGCCACGATGTACGGCGCGCTCGCCAACGGCGGTCTCGTGGCCGAGCGCAGGTACCTCGGTGGCCACACGGTCAA
The DNA window shown above is from Nocardia sp. NBC_01730 and carries:
- the treZ gene encoding malto-oligosyltrehalose trehalohydrolase; translated protein: MTVFEVWAPGPELVRLDLDGVVHSMTRSPDGWWRADLPAAAGARYGFLLDDDPTVLPDPRSPRQPDGVHARSALHALDPAGWTDAEWTGRPLAGAIYYELHIGAFTAEGTFDAAIERLDHLVRLGVTVVEVMPVNAFDGTHNWGYDGVLWYAVQESYGGPDGLQRFVNACHARGLAVCLDVVYNHLGPSGNYLLRFAPYLTDGRNTWGQSVNLDGPQSDEVRRHIIDNALRWLREFHIDALRLDAVHALVDHTATHLLAELAVETERLAAHVRRPLTLIAESDLNDPKLITPRAAGGFGLTGQWNDDLHHAVHTVVSGERQGYYADFGSLRCLAQTLTHGFFHAGTFSSFRGRTHGRPVDQRLIPGSALLAYTCDHDQIGNRAIGDRPSTYLTEGQLAIKAALVLCAPFTPMLFMGEEWGAHTPFLFFTSHTDPVVAAATATGRKEEFAAHGWDTDEVPDPQDPRTFLRSKLDWDEPDEPRHARLLSCYRALLTLRRERAELSDPWLTHISVDYDEAARWIVVHRGTLALLCNLAEDHIAVPIAGIPVLSWEPPTVGPSTTTVPGHSFALLETALPGSR
- a CDS encoding response regulator transcription factor; the protein is MIRVLLVDDQPLIRSGFRALLDIEDDIEVVAEAANGSEGLALAREHLPDIALIDIQMPVIDGIEATRRIAADPTLAGVHVVILTNYGLDEYVFHALRAGAAGFLVKDIQPEDFLHSVRVAARGDALLAPSITRRLINRYVTQTLNTGTGTELKELTNREREAVALVAHGLSNDQIADRMVISPLTAKTHINRAMIKLHARDRAQLVVLAYESGLVTPRNS
- a CDS encoding DUF6223 family protein — protein: MSIRHLPAAVAAAMLAGFALAAPAVAQVSVQPAAAVTGMTSGRIGPSLTALVALAGVVIGRLALARSTGRIGTGNRGRMAIVAMVSGLIGVVVGGVLAATADGGPGTGNGIVASWAAMVLGLIGMVLGGLALARSRRTQPTG
- a CDS encoding sensor histidine kinase — encoded protein: MTRGRIGDWAIAVGVAVILLVTGLSKQYSPTNLAPLGYALSITSGLALAARRWAPVTTLAVTGLCALGYQAVGFDVPAVAFLFAVYAAVRAGHRVITVTASVTMLAALPVAALASLHDTGEAFAQARSALELAWLIAAGAAGEALRQAERRADEAERTREETARRRADEERLHIARELHDSLTHQISVIKVQSEAAVHVARKRGEEAPEALLAIREAGREAARELRATLEALRDDGSTPPQGLAHVPDLVERARITGLDATLTIEGQCQDVPAAVDRTIYRIVQESLTNIGRHATAATASVRIHYRPDALVIRVDDDGKATQDTAPVAGVGLLGMRERVTALGGRLRAAPRSEGGFSVQAELPVDRTS
- a CDS encoding serine hydrolase domain-containing protein, with the protein product MSNEASGDLAVLPPGMGGSAAAEFAPFVRAFARAFGNRKGAGAAVAVHLQGEPLVDIWIGSRGDAPWTEDTGTIIFSATKGISATVIHRLADRGLLDYSAPVAEYWPEFGANGKDAITVRQLMTHRAGLSALAPIATCLADVLDHQLMEERLAAAKPDRLLGVPAYHALTFGWLMAGLARAITGMSMADLFRTEVAEPLGIDGIHLGRPPADASISYAPLAGSQLSMLGKPLGAAVLGRSHRIPGALGAATRCLFLPGLEAILEGTDPPILHTELGAGNGVCTAPALATMYGALANGGLVAERRYLGGHTVKALRRIESYQLDRALLYVPMLWRLGYHSMPMPGARAGFGHIGLGGSFGWAEPRLGLSVGFVHNRLSASQLSYDQSAAFWLLPLMLNCLRATRRVAVQEMPKAA